The window GTTGTTTCTTGCAGGCCAAAATCTTTCAAGTTAAATAGATGTCTCATTGCTTCAGTTTGTAAACAATTGACTCCCAAGTGTAACTATTGAAGTACCTTCTCCCATAACAGTTGTGTGCATCTGCTCCTTCTCAAGAATCCTTTCAAGATCCAACACGACTGTTTCAATCGTTGGCCTATATCGCCCTGGAAAACTCATGCATCTCAACGCTAGCTTGATCAAATCCCTCATTACCTCCGCTGTGAAGCTTCCCAACAGCCTATTATCCACTAATTGGTCTGAACTCAGCTGTTTTTCAACCTTTTGCCGAGTTCACATAAATATTCAGTATAAGCAAGATCAATGGTACATTCTGTTAACAGGTTGAAAAATTGCTTCTTTAACTTACCCATTCTAGTATACTTTGGTTTGATCCAAATTCATCTATATCTGAAGCCTCCTTTCCAGTTATGAGCTCTAATAGGAATACTCCAAAGCTGTAAACATCACTTGTCTCACACAGTATTCCAATTTGATTTATCCTAAACACGGAACAGAAacgaatcaaaagaagtgcttaaaaAACTCtggaacttcaaaaaggtaactTGCTATTTACTCTGGATCTCTAAAAGCATTCACAGAACTCAGTCCAGAAGGACCTGCATCATCAATTTTCTCGAGTAACTTCAGAATCCCCGCGTCTGCAACTTTAGCAATGAAGTCCTCATCAACCAAAACATTAGCTGTTTTAAAGTTCCCGTGGATTATTGAAGGGCGTTGGCCATGTAAATGACTTAAACCTGTTGCAGTTAATAACAAATTTAGAGTCATCTTTGTTTCTGTTTCTCATTCTTGATTTAATC of the Nicotiana tabacum cultivar K326 chromosome 7, ASM71507v2, whole genome shotgun sequence genome contains:
- the LOC107787540 gene encoding putative serine/threonine-protein kinase PBL10 isoform X2 translates to MELKRGGPSPSFKQFRMEELEKATRNFDESNLIGCGSFGLVFKGLLCDGTVVAIKRRSGTPKQEFNEEVAHLSRIQHRNLVNLLGYCLDSGYSMLVFEYLPNGSMCNHLYDTGKDSATKLEFKQRLSIAIGTAKGLSHLHGQRPSIIHGNFKTANVLVDEDFIAKVADAGILKLLEKIDDAGPSGLSSVNAFRDPEINQIGILCETSDVYSFGVFLLELITGKEASDIDEFGSNQSILEWVEKQLSSDQLVDNRLLGSFTAEVMRDLIKLALRCMSFPGRYRPTIETVVLDLERILEKEQMHTTVMGEGTSIVTLGSQLFTN
- the LOC107787540 gene encoding proline-rich receptor-like protein kinase PERK3 isoform X1, with the translated sequence MASSFTAIGGGIGGAVVLLGVIFFLCFCAFRNWKNSNKNSDGASSDPSAVVTMELKRGGPSPSFKQFRMEELEKATRNFDESNLIGCGSFGLVFKGLLCDGTVVAIKRRSGTPKQEFNEEVAHLSRIQHRNLVNLLGYCLDSGYSMLVFEYLPNGSMCNHLYDTGKDSATKLEFKQRLSIAIGTAKGLSHLHGQRPSIIHGNFKTANVLVDEDFIAKVADAGILKLLEKIDDAGPSGLSSVNAFRDPEINQIGILCETSDVYSFGVFLLELITGKEASDIDEFGSNQSILEWVEKQLSSDQLVDNRLLGSFTAEVMRDLIKLALRCMSFPGRYRPTIETVVLDLERILEKEQMHTTVMGEGTSIVTLGSQLFTN